A part of Flavobacteriaceae bacterium GSB9 genomic DNA contains:
- a CDS encoding trypsin-like peptidase domain-containing protein → MKKILALVLVSALGGIFTLGAYKLFLEEKQPILVSSQTENPMLLPTSNMGNINNILEAPDFSHAAENTVNAVVHVKNVTLSSGQLTLQDLFAGRQPQQRAQMGTGSGVIINADGYIITNNHVIKNAHELSVTLNNNKTYTAELIGADAKTDIALLKIEADEDLPYVIFADSDNAKIGEWVLAVGNPFNLTSTVTAGIISAKSRDLSGTSAQSFIQTDAAVNPGNSGGALVNTNGELVGINTAITSQTGSYIGYSFAVPSNIARKVVEDIMEYGNVQNGILGIQGGALNSAFAEKLGVEDTEGVYIDSVVEDSGADKAGLKKGDIIKEIDDIKVSKFSDLTGHLSAKRPNDVVKLKLSRDGQIKTVPVTLAKRQTYTMPLVGLIKDAKSADLKKFKAPHGVKILELNERYEDYWRRNGVNEGCIITAINDEQVNSIDDVQRILRKNSFGEAVRIELINSNGEKERYNFR, encoded by the coding sequence ATGAAGAAGATTTTAGCATTAGTATTAGTTTCTGCCCTTGGCGGCATTTTTACTTTAGGCGCTTACAAACTCTTTTTAGAAGAAAAGCAGCCCATTTTAGTTTCCAGTCAAACCGAAAACCCGATGTTGTTACCAACAAGTAACATGGGCAATATCAACAATATTTTAGAAGCACCCGATTTTTCGCATGCTGCCGAAAATACGGTTAATGCCGTGGTACACGTTAAAAATGTTACCCTAAGCTCTGGACAACTGACCCTACAAGATTTATTTGCAGGAAGGCAACCCCAACAACGCGCACAAATGGGTACAGGATCGGGCGTAATTATTAATGCAGATGGTTATATTATTACCAATAACCATGTTATAAAAAATGCTCACGAACTATCGGTAACCCTCAACAATAATAAAACATACACTGCCGAATTAATTGGAGCTGATGCAAAAACTGATATCGCCCTTTTAAAAATTGAGGCCGACGAGGATTTGCCCTATGTTATTTTTGCAGACTCCGACAATGCAAAGATTGGCGAATGGGTGCTCGCCGTTGGTAATCCGTTTAATTTAACATCCACGGTAACGGCTGGTATTATTAGCGCTAAATCTAGAGACCTCTCTGGAACCAGCGCTCAATCATTTATACAAACCGATGCAGCAGTAAACCCAGGAAATTCTGGAGGCGCGCTGGTAAATACTAATGGTGAATTGGTGGGTATTAACACAGCTATAACCTCACAAACGGGGTCGTACATTGGCTATTCGTTTGCCGTACCCAGTAATATTGCAAGAAAAGTTGTTGAAGATATTATGGAATACGGCAATGTTCAAAATGGTATTTTGGGCATTCAAGGTGGTGCCCTTAACAGTGCTTTTGCTGAAAAACTAGGTGTGGAAGATACCGAAGGGGTTTACATTGACAGTGTGGTTGAAGATTCAGGTGCCGATAAAGCCGGGCTGAAAAAAGGCGATATCATTAAAGAAATAGACGACATAAAGGTGTCTAAATTTTCAGATTTAACAGGCCACTTAAGTGCTAAGCGCCCAAACGACGTTGTAAAACTGAAATTATCGAGAGACGGTCAAATAAAAACCGTTCCCGTAACACTAGCTAAGCGTCAAACCTATACCATGCCATTAGTAGGATTAATAAAAGACGCCAAATCTGCAGACTTGAAAAAGTTTAAGGCGCCCCACGGTGTTAAAATTTTAGAACTGAATGAACGCTACGAAGACTATTGGCGAAGAAACGGTGTAAACGAAGGCTGCATCATTACAGCAATAAACGACGAACAAGTTAATTCGATTGATGATGTACAAAGAATTCTAAGAAAAAACTCGTTTGGTGAAGCGGTTAGAATTGAGCTTATAAATTCTAACGGAGAAAAAGAACGCTATAATTTTAGATAA